From the genome of Labrus bergylta chromosome 12, fLabBer1.1, whole genome shotgun sequence, one region includes:
- the zgc:158263 gene encoding ceramide kinase family protein encodes METNLRLESSLWVDNKRYRAVLTGWHFNWTELDKKNHDKKTISVPVAEVVGVEEGRVEILPQKSVEDTDKDFTVFYVKRSSGGGSYGLHWRLGKTQFSCLSRVLRDQWTKHLRAALKTHSPLRPHRLLVFINPFGGKKKGREIYHSLVSPLFELAGISSHVIVTERANQARDHLLKKDLTGFDGVVCVGGDGMFSEILHGLIGRTQQEAGLCENDPTVTLHPCPLHIGIIPAGSTDCVCFATVGVIDPVTSALHIIIGDSQPLDVSSVHQASALVRYSVSLLGYGFYGDVLAESEKHRWMGPLRYDYSGTVVYLSNRSYGGIVQYLPADPVLSSPRDRTRCLAGCSVCSRSTERLFPHSSDSSSLHSSHYSHFNNDSEGDWVSVEGRFRCVSLTCMSSSCPKSPLGLSPSAHLADGTGDLILVWDTHPLGFLKYLYRHTSSQDQFDLPFVEVHRVKAVRFSLPPGKEEESFDEIGGQNDVVDDEETGYIETASRTGSQQHLADADLTKRQKTANPFLCCTACSKAPAVSVWNCDGEILPFTEILCRIHGQLVRLYARGIEDGAAMQDYVEENDKHERISYINSLT; translated from the exons ATGGAGACAAACCTGAGGCTGGAGTCAAGTCTGTGGGTCGATAATAAAAGATACCGGGCTGTCCTGACAGGCTGGCATTTCAACTGGACCGAGTTAGATAAGAAGAATCACGACAAGAAAACAA TTTCAGTACCTGTGGCGGAGGTGGTTGGAGTGGAGGAGGGCCGGGTGGAGATCCTGCCCCAGAAGTCAGTTGAGGACACAGACAAAGACTTCACTG TTTTCTACGTGAAGCGTAGCAGCGGTGGGGGCTCTTATGGGTTGCATTGGAGACTGGGAAAGACCCAGTTCAGCTGCTTGAGTCGAGTCCTCAGAGACCAGTGGACGAAACACCTAAGAGCTGCTCTCAAAACTCACA GTCCTTTGCGCCCACACAGGCTGTTGGTGTTTATCAACCCTTTtggagggaagaagaaaggaagagagatcTACCACTCTTTAGTTTCCCCTCTGTTTGAGCTGGCTGGTATCAGCTCTCATGTAATAG TGACTGAACGGGCAAATCAAGCTAGAGACCACCTCCTGAAGAAAGACCTGACAGGCTTTGACGG tgtggtgtgtgtgggtggggatggTATGTTCAGCGAAATACTCCACGGTTTGATTGGGCGGACACAACAAGAGGCAGGCCTTTGTGAGAATGATCCCACTGTCACTCTGCATCCATGTCCGCTGCATATTGGCATCATTCCTGCAG GTTctacagactgtgtgtgttttgccacAGTGGGCGTAATCGATCCTGTTACTTCAGCTTTGCACATTATCATTG GTGATTCTCAGCCCCTGGATGTGTCTTCGGTCCATCAAGCTTCTGCACTTGTGCGCTACTCTGTGTCTCTTTTGGGCTATGGCTTCTATGGGGACGTACTGGCTGAGAGTGAAAAACATCGCTGGATGGGACCTCTCCGATACGACTACTCGG GTACAGTGGTTTACCTGAGCAACAGAAGCTATGGGGGCATAGTTCAGTATCTACCAGCAGACCCGGTGCTCTCCAGTCCCAGAGACAGAACACGCTGCCTTGCAGG ATGCAGTGTGTGCTCAAGAAGCACAGAACGACTTTTCCCCCACTCTTCAGACTCAAGCTCCCTGCACAGCTCTCACTACAGCCACTTCAATAATGACTCTGAAG GTGACTGGGTAAGTGTGGAGGGAAGGTTcaggtgtgtgtctctcactTGTATGTCAAGCTCTTGTCCCAAGAGTCCCTTGGGCCTCTCGCCCTCAGCTCACCTTGCAGATGGAACAGGTGACCTCATCCTGGTCTGGGACACCCACCCACTGGGATTCCTCAAGTACCTCTACAGGCACACAAGCTCACAGGACCAG TTTGACCTGCCATTTGTTGAGGTTCACCGAGTTAAGGCAGTCCGTTTCTCTCTTCCCCCTGGCAAAGAGGAGGAGTCATTTGATGAGATTGGAGGACAGAATGATGTGGTTGATGATGAAGAGACAGGCTACATTGAGACTGCAAGCAGGACTGGATCCCAGCAGCACCTGGCAGATGCAGATTTGACAAAGAGGCAAAAAACAGCAAACCCATTTTTGTGCTGTACAGCCTGCAGCAAAGCTCCAGCTGTGTCAGTGTGGAATTGTGACGGAGAAATTCTGCCTTTCACTGAGATCCTCTGCAG GATTCATGGCCAGTTGGTGCGTCTATATGCGAGGGGTATTGAAGACGGAGCAGCCATGCAGGACTACGTTGAAGAAAATGACAAGCATGAAAGGATATCTTACATCAACAGCCTCACATAA
- the LOC109994787 gene encoding glucose-6-phosphate 1-dehydrogenase isoform X2, which produces MDQKMSTEPLSRSEVFGQLRRELYGERQSSQSSTHIFIILGASGDLAKKKIYPTLWWLFRDGLLPDDTYFVGFARSNLTIEDIKTACLPHLKVTDEETESLSAFFSKNSYLRGRYDDNSSFAQLEVHLSSLPGGVDANRLFYLALPPTVYHHVSTNIRAHCMGRKGWNRVIVEKPFGRDLQSSQELSAHLSALFVEDQIYRIDHYLGKEMVQNLMVLRFGNRIFGPIWNRNSVACVVLTFKEPFGTQGRGGYFDDFGIIRDVMQNHLLQMLCLVAMEKPASTSPDDVRDEKVKVLKNIAPVAVSDVVLGQYVRDPNGEGHSKLGYLDDPTVPEGSCTPTFATAVLYVQNERWDGVPFILRCGKALNERKAEVRLQFTDVPGDIFNERCQRNELVVRVQPDEAIYLKMMTKRPGVYFSPEETELDLTYKSRYKNVKLPDAYERLILDVFCGNQMHFVRSDELREAWRIFTPLLHQIEEEKKNPIPYTYGSRGPNEADDLVKRVGFRYEGTYKCFS; this is translated from the exons ATGGACCAGAAGATGAGCACTGAGCCTCTGAGTCGTTCTGAGGTTTTTGGACAGCTCAGGAGGGAGCTCTATGGAGAGCGGCAGTCCAGCCAATCCAGCACACACATATTCATCATCCTCGGAGCCTCT GGGGATCTTGCTAAAAAGAAGATCTATCCAACTTTATG GTGGTTATTCAGAGATGGGCTCCTCCCAGATGACACCTACTTTGTGGGTTTTGCTCGATCTAACCTGACCATTGAAGACATCAAGACAGCATGTCTGCCTCATCTGAAA GTCACTGATGAAGAGACCGAGAGCCTCTCAGCCTTCTTTAGTAAGAACTCATACCTCAGAGGCCGGTATGACGACAACAGCTCCTTCGCGCAGCTTGAGGTTCATCTGTCATCTCTGCCAGGGGGAGTGGATGCCAACAGGCTCTTCTACCTGGCTCTGCCCCCCACTGTCTACCACCATGTCAGCACAAACATCAGAGCCCACTGCATGGGTCGCaa AGGCTGGAACAGGGTGATTGTTGAGAAACCCTTTGGCCGGGACCTCCAGAGCTCACAGGAGCTGTCAGCCCACCTGTCCGCCCTGTTTGTGGAGGACCAAATCTACCGCATAGACCACTACCTGGGTAAAGAGATGGTCCAGAACCTCATGGTACTCAG GTTTGGAAATCGCATCTTTGGACCCATATGGAACAGGAACAGCGTTGCATGTGTGGTCCTCACCTTCAAGGAGCCTTTTGGCACGCAGGGCCGAGGAGGATACTTTGATGACTTTGGCATCATAAG GGATGTCATGCAGAACCATCTCCTGCAGATGCTCTGTTTGGTTGCCATGGAGAAGCCTGCCTCCACCAGCCCAGATGATGTGAGGGATGAAAAG GTGAAGGTGTTGAAGAATATAGCTCCTGTTGCTGTGTCGGATGTGGTGCTCGGTCAGTATGTGAGGGACCCAAATGGGGAAGGCCACTCCAAGTTGGGATACCTTGATGATCCCACTGTACCGGAAGGCTCCTGCACACCAACATTTGCCACCGCAGTGCTCTATGTCCAGAATGAAAGATGGGATG GGGTTCCTTTCATCCTCCGCTGTGGTAAAGCTCTGAACGAGCGAAAGGCAGAAGTGCGTTTGCAGTTCACCGACGTGCCAGGAGACATCTTTAACGAGCGCTGCCAGAGAAACGAGCTGGTGGTGCGGGTGCAGCCAGACGAAGCAATCTACCTGAAGATGATGACCAAGAGGCCGGGGGTTTACTTCAGCCCGGAAGAGACTGAGCTTGACCTCACATACAAGAGCAGATACAAG AATGTGAAGCTCCCAGATGCTTATGAGCGACTGATTCTGGATGTCTTCTGTGGAAATCAGATGCACTTTGTGCGCAG TGATGAGCTGCGGGAGGCCTGGAGGATCTTCACCCCACTTCTGCACCAAatagaggaagagaagaagaatcccATCCCTTACACCTATGGAAG TCGGGGTCCAAACGAAGCAGACGACCTTGTGAAGAGGGTGGGATTCCGCTATGAGGGGACATACAA GTGCTTTTCTTAA
- the LOC109994787 gene encoding glucose-6-phosphate 1-dehydrogenase isoform X1 — protein sequence MDQKMSTEPLSRSEVFGQLRRELYGERQSSQSSTHIFIILGASGDLAKKKIYPTLWWLFRDGLLPDDTYFVGFARSNLTIEDIKTACLPHLKVTDEETESLSAFFSKNSYLRGRYDDNSSFAQLEVHLSSLPGGVDANRLFYLALPPTVYHHVSTNIRAHCMGRKGWNRVIVEKPFGRDLQSSQELSAHLSALFVEDQIYRIDHYLGKEMVQNLMVLRFGNRIFGPIWNRNSVACVVLTFKEPFGTQGRGGYFDDFGIIRDVMQNHLLQMLCLVAMEKPASTSPDDVRDEKVKVLKNIAPVAVSDVVLGQYVRDPNGEGHSKLGYLDDPTVPEGSCTPTFATAVLYVQNERWDGVPFILRCGKALNERKAEVRLQFTDVPGDIFNERCQRNELVVRVQPDEAIYLKMMTKRPGVYFSPEETELDLTYKSRYKNVKLPDAYERLILDVFCGNQMHFVRSDELREAWRIFTPLLHQIEEEKKNPIPYTYGSRGPNEADDLVKRVGFRYEGTYKWVHPHKM from the exons ATGGACCAGAAGATGAGCACTGAGCCTCTGAGTCGTTCTGAGGTTTTTGGACAGCTCAGGAGGGAGCTCTATGGAGAGCGGCAGTCCAGCCAATCCAGCACACACATATTCATCATCCTCGGAGCCTCT GGGGATCTTGCTAAAAAGAAGATCTATCCAACTTTATG GTGGTTATTCAGAGATGGGCTCCTCCCAGATGACACCTACTTTGTGGGTTTTGCTCGATCTAACCTGACCATTGAAGACATCAAGACAGCATGTCTGCCTCATCTGAAA GTCACTGATGAAGAGACCGAGAGCCTCTCAGCCTTCTTTAGTAAGAACTCATACCTCAGAGGCCGGTATGACGACAACAGCTCCTTCGCGCAGCTTGAGGTTCATCTGTCATCTCTGCCAGGGGGAGTGGATGCCAACAGGCTCTTCTACCTGGCTCTGCCCCCCACTGTCTACCACCATGTCAGCACAAACATCAGAGCCCACTGCATGGGTCGCaa AGGCTGGAACAGGGTGATTGTTGAGAAACCCTTTGGCCGGGACCTCCAGAGCTCACAGGAGCTGTCAGCCCACCTGTCCGCCCTGTTTGTGGAGGACCAAATCTACCGCATAGACCACTACCTGGGTAAAGAGATGGTCCAGAACCTCATGGTACTCAG GTTTGGAAATCGCATCTTTGGACCCATATGGAACAGGAACAGCGTTGCATGTGTGGTCCTCACCTTCAAGGAGCCTTTTGGCACGCAGGGCCGAGGAGGATACTTTGATGACTTTGGCATCATAAG GGATGTCATGCAGAACCATCTCCTGCAGATGCTCTGTTTGGTTGCCATGGAGAAGCCTGCCTCCACCAGCCCAGATGATGTGAGGGATGAAAAG GTGAAGGTGTTGAAGAATATAGCTCCTGTTGCTGTGTCGGATGTGGTGCTCGGTCAGTATGTGAGGGACCCAAATGGGGAAGGCCACTCCAAGTTGGGATACCTTGATGATCCCACTGTACCGGAAGGCTCCTGCACACCAACATTTGCCACCGCAGTGCTCTATGTCCAGAATGAAAGATGGGATG GGGTTCCTTTCATCCTCCGCTGTGGTAAAGCTCTGAACGAGCGAAAGGCAGAAGTGCGTTTGCAGTTCACCGACGTGCCAGGAGACATCTTTAACGAGCGCTGCCAGAGAAACGAGCTGGTGGTGCGGGTGCAGCCAGACGAAGCAATCTACCTGAAGATGATGACCAAGAGGCCGGGGGTTTACTTCAGCCCGGAAGAGACTGAGCTTGACCTCACATACAAGAGCAGATACAAG AATGTGAAGCTCCCAGATGCTTATGAGCGACTGATTCTGGATGTCTTCTGTGGAAATCAGATGCACTTTGTGCGCAG TGATGAGCTGCGGGAGGCCTGGAGGATCTTCACCCCACTTCTGCACCAAatagaggaagagaagaagaatcccATCCCTTACACCTATGGAAG TCGGGGTCCAAACGAAGCAGACGACCTTGTGAAGAGGGTGGGATTCCGCTATGAGGGGACATACAAGTGGGTGCATCCCCACAAAATGTGA
- the galnt6 gene encoding polypeptide N-acetylgalactosaminyltransferase 6, whose product MRWFLRRRMSPLKLVLLAGTLFMVAVVVLQRDVGPSPTGDPWFQELVVKRDKVMVMVRDAVNNIGFQIGAPEPQPVESQPTEDVNCPAGFFTQSELRPHLERPPQDPNAPGADGKGFPKSHMSPEEEKEKAEGMTRHCFNQFASDRISLSRSLGDDTRPPECVNRKFPRCPPLPTTSVIIVFHNEAWSTLLRTVYSVLHTSPAFLLKEIIMVDDASVADHLKDPLEEYVRQLKIVKVVRQPQRKGLITARLLGASIAQGEVLTFLDAHCECFHGWLEPLLVRIVEEPTAVVSPEITSIDLNSFNFHKPVATSRAYNRGNFDWSLTFGWEPIPEDAGKLRKDETYPVKTPTFAGGLFSISKKYFEHIGTYDDKMEIWGGENLEMSFRVWQCGGQLEILPCSVVGHVFRTKSPHTFPNGVEVITRNLVRLAEVWMDDYKKIYYRRHKNAETMAQMQKYGDISDRLNLRERLKCKNFTWYLQNIYPEAYIPDLNPVQHGALRNAGSNTCLDVGGDNQGGKPVIMYQCHNMGGNQYFEYTSHKELRHNIGKQLCLHASPYPEQVKIELCKRKGKGTSLSPEQEFMFTEENLLKNPSSGKCLQLKGGQIQMDNCDAANLYQHWSLS is encoded by the exons ATGCGTTGGTTTTTACGTCGACGAATGTCCCCTCTGAAGCTGGTGCTCCTTGCGGGGACTCTCTTCATGGTGGCCGTCGTTGTTCTCCAGAGGGATGTCGGCCCTTCACCGACTGGCGACCCCTGGTTTCAGGAGCTTGTTGTCAAGAGGGACAAGGTGATGGTCATGGTGCGAGATGCTGTGAACAACATTGGGTTCCAGATCGGAGCTCCTGAGCCTCAACCAGTGGAGTCCCAGCCCACCGAGGACGTCAACTGCCCTGCTGGATTCTTCACCCAGTCTGAGCTTCGACCTCACCTGGAGAGACCACCCCAGGACCCCAACGCCCCTGGGGCTGATGGGAAGGGATTTCCTAAAAGCCATATGTctccagaggaggagaaggaaaaagcCGAGGGAATGACACGGCACTGTTTCAACCAGTTTGCCAGCGACCGCATATCGCTCAGCCGCAGTCTAGGGGATGACACAAGGCCTCCAGA gTGTGTAAACAGGAAGTTTCCTCGCTGTCCTCCACTGCCGACCACCAGTGTTATTATTGTCTTCCACAATGAGGCTTGGTCCACCCTCCTCAGGACTGTATACAGCGTCCTGCACACATCCCCTGCTTTCCTTCTCAAAGAGATCATCATGGTCGATGATGCCAGTGTTGCAG ACCACCTCAAGGACCCGTTGGAGGAATATGTGCGTCAGCTGAAGATTGTGAAGGTAGTGAGGCAGCCCCAGAGGAAGGGTCTCATCACTGCCAGATTGCTGGGTGCCAGTATTGCTCAGGGCGAGGTGCTAACCTTTCTGGATGCACAct GTGAGTGTTTCCACGGTTGGCTTGAACCTCTGTTAGTCCGCATTGTTGAGGAGCCCACTGCTGTGGTTAGTCCTGAAATTACCTCCATTGACCTCAACAGTTTTAACTTCCACAAGCCTGTCGCCACTAGCCGCGCTTACAACCGTGGCAACTTTGACTGGAGCCTCACCTTCGGCTGGGAGCCAATCCCTGAAGATGCAGGGAAGCTGCGCAAGGATGAAACTTACCCTGTAAA AACACCTACTTTTGCTGGCGGTCTCTTCTCGATCTCAAAGAAGTACTTTGAGCACATTGGAACTTATGATGACAAGATGGAGATCTGGGGTGGTGAAAATCTGGAGATGTCTTTCAGG GTGTGGCAGTGTGGGGGTCAGCTCGAGATCCTCCCATGTTCTGTGGTCGGACATGTTTTCCGCACCAAGAGCCCCCATACCTTCCCCAATGGCGTAGAGGTCATCACTCGCAACCTGGTTCGCCTGGCTGAGGTCTGGATGGATGACTACAAGAAAATTTATTATCGCCGCCACAAGAATGCTGAAACCATGGCCCAAATG CAAAAGTATGGCGACATCTCTGATCGTCTGAATCTGAGGGAGAGGCTTAAGTGCAAGAACTTCACCTGGTACTTGCAGAATATCTACCCAGAAGCCTACATACCAGATTTAAACCCAGTGCAACATGGAGCA CTGAGAAACGCAGGATCTAATACATGTCTGGATGTAGGAGGCGACAACCAGGGAGGTAAACCTGTGATCATGTATCAGTGTCACAACATGGGAGGCAACCAG tACTTTGAGTACACGTCTCATAAGGAGCTACGTCATAATATTGGCAAGCAGTTGTGTCTTCATGCATCACCCTATCCTGAGCAGGTCAAGATCGAGCTCTGCAAACGGAAAGGGAAGGGCACCAGTTTGTCACCAGAACAGGAGTTCATGTTTACAGAG GAAAATCTTCTTAAGAATCCCAGTAGTGGAAAATGTTTACAACTTAAAGGAGGCCAGATCCAAATGGACAACTGTGACGCGGCTAACCTCTACCAGCACTGGAGCTTAAGTTGA